From the genome of Corallococcus macrosporus DSM 14697:
CCCACCCAGGCCAGGCTCCATCTCATCATGGCGACGCCCGCGCGGGCGGAGCGACAGGTGGAGCTCTTTCGGCGGGCGCGCACGGCCGACTCCCTCCAGCGGGAGCTGCGGGAAACGCAGCGGACGCTTCAAGAGCTGCGCGCGGAGAACGCGCGGCTGAAGGCAGCGCAGACGCTCCCAGATGGTTTGATGGGGATGTGGGAGAGCGGCGCCATGGACCGAACTGGCGTCGCAGCCAAAGAGAACCTGAGCATCCAACAGCACGCGCGGAACAGCCTGGTGCTCCTCTCCGGGCTGACCTTCCGAGCCAGGAGCATCCTGGTGGTGGTGAGCCTGAAGAGCCCACCCGGCGCGAAGCCGTGGCAGGCCACGGGCGCGGCCCTGGTGGGCCCGGATGGCGCGGAGCTGAAGGTCGCGAGGATCTGGAACCCCGCGGCCCTCAAGCCCGGCGAGTGGGCAAACGTCCTGGTGGAGACCGATCCCGTGAAAGGCGCCCTCCGAGGCCCCTTCACCCTGACGCTGTGGGCGGAGGACGGCAAGCGCCCCATCATCCTCGGCAACATCGAGTTCCCGTGAGCTGACGCCGCGGCCAGGCGCCCTGCTCCGGATTCGAGCTTGCTCCTGCCTCGTCGCGCGCGCCGAGACGGCAGCGAAGGCGCTCGCCGCCGCGCTCGGCTCGCTGTCCATGACAGGGCTGAAAGGGGGCGAACAGCCCCTGGGCCCGCGAGCGCCCTGCCGCGACATGCACTTTCACCTTCTCTGGCAGCAGGAGGAACGGCATCCTTCATCCCAGGTCCTCCAACGACCCATCAACCTCAGAGGTCCTACAGGATGGTTGAACGTTCCATGGGAAGAAGGATGACAGAGGCACGGAGTCGCTGTGCCTTCGCTCCGGCATTGAATGCTCCCAGGCGCCCGGGAGCTGGCCCCACCCTTGGAGTTCAGGCAGCGCACCAGGGCACGCTGCGGCGCACAACCACGTCGAAACCAAGGGTCGACACCGCCCCCCCCTACCCATCCAGGGTGATAGACGCCAGCCGTTGAGATCTGATTAGTAGACTCAACATGCAAACATGGAACAAGCTGAATACCATGCTCATAGGTCTGACTGCGCTATCGCTGGGGTGCTCCAGCAGCGCCACGGGCTCAGTCGGGCGCCGTGACATGGGCCACCGTGACGCCTATGCCCTGGCTTCCTGCACGGACACGGTCTCGTGCTGCATTCAGCGCAACCCAGGCGTGCCCGAAGCATGCGGCCTCACGGCGGGCGAGGCCGCCGCGCATCTCGCGGCCATGGATGCCGCCATGAAACGCGCGAACGAGCGAGAGGATGGCGAGGAGGACGACGACGCAGACGAGGGATGGAAGGAGCACTGCCGCGACACCTACGTCCTTTGCCGCGACGCGAAGAAGCCGCGGTGGGATGGCGACTGCTACGCATGCTTTCGGTACTGCGAGGGGCAACGGCAGTGGCCCTACGAAATGTGCAGCCGGGATCGGCGCTAGGGGCCTCCAATGCCGGAACACCATGCTTGGCACCAAATCAGGGAACTCAATCGTCGCGTGACGGACCTCGGAGAGCCGTTCGCTCTCACGGATGAGCTTCGCGCCCTGCTGAGAGGTACCGCTTCCGAAGTGGCCATCACGCCGGGGGAGGTCGCCCAGGCGCTCCAGGACGATGCGAGCGCCGCCGCGCTGCTCAAGGAGATCGCGAAGCGTATCCGCGTGGGCTCGCGGCGCCTGTCTCGTGCCCTCACCGAAGCGAACAAGCGCCGGGAGGAAGGCGACCTCGAAGGCGCACGCGCGCCACTCCAGGAGCTGCTTGAACGTGAGGTCGTCCCGTTCTACCGCGAGCTTGCGCAGCTTGAGCTCGACGCGCTCGACGCGCAGTGACGCGTGGCTTCCCTGGCCACGAAGCGCGCGGCGGACTCGCCCGCCGTGAGGCCGTGCGCGTCGGGGACACCTGGATTGCGCTGGAGGCAGCACGACAGCGCTCCGGTGACGGGCGCCGCCCGACAGGCTTCGGGCGGCGGCCGTTTGAAAGCGCTCCGGGCGGCTACGACAACCGCAGCAGCTTGCGGGCCTGCTCCGGGGTGGCCAGCTCGCGGCCGTGCGCCCGCGCGCGCTTCGCCGCCTCGGCGACGAGCTCCCAGTTGCCCTTCGCGAGCACGCCCTTGGACACGTAGATGTTGTCCTCCAGTCCCACGCGCGCGTTGCCGCCCCGCTTCGCCGCCTCGTCCACGTAGGCAAGCTGGTGCCGCCCCACGCCCGCCACCGTCCAGGTGGAGCCTTCGGGCAGCGAGGCGATCATGAAGTCCAGCACCTCCGGGCGCGGCTGCAAGGTGCCCGGCACCCCGAGCACGAAGTCGAAGTGCGCCGGCAGGTCCACCAGCCCCTCCTTCGCCAGGTAGCGGGCCTCGTCAATCATGCCCACGTCGAAGCACTCCAACTCCGGCCGCAGGCCGGCGGCGCGGATGCGCTTGGCGATGTCCCGCACCAGCGGCCGGGGATTCCAGAAGACCTCCTCGCCGAAGTTCACCGTGCCCGTCGTCAAGGTGGCCATGTCCGGCCGGTCCTCGCCGGTGAGCGTCAGCGGCCCACAGCGCTGGTCCACCGTCATGCCCACCGCGCCGCCCGTGGACGTCTGGATGAGCACGTCCGTGCGCTCGCGGATGGCGCGGATGGCCGCGCGGAACAGCTCCGCGTCCTGCGACGGCTTGCCGTCCGCCGTGCGCACGTGCAGGTGCACCATCGCCGCGCCCGCCTCACGGCAGCGCACGGCGTCCTCGGCGATCTCCTCCGCGGTGATGGGCAGGTGTGGCGTCTGCTCGCGCGTCGTCTCCGCGCCCACCATGGCCGCGGTGATGACCATGGGCGTGCTCATGTCCGCCCCCGCTGCTTGTCCTTGGGCACCACGCAGGTCCCCGAGGCCCGGCACACCACCACCGCCTCCGGCAGGACGTCCGCCGCCGAGTCATTCACGTCCGGCCGCGGCTTGATGACCTTGCGCGCCTCGAAGCGCATCTTCCGCGACGTGGTGCCCTCGCTGACGATTTCGCCTTCGGCCTCGATGAAGTCGCCCGCGTACACCGGGGCCAGGAACTCCACCGCGTCATAGGCGCGGAACAGGCCCTCGTCGCCGTCGCTGCGGATGCACAGCTCCGTGGCCACGTCGCCGAAGAGGCCCAGCATGCGCGCGCCGTCCACCAGGTTGCCGCCGTAGTGCGCGTCGTGGCTGCTCATGCGCAGCCGGATGACCGCCTTGATTCCCGTGCTCACTGGGGCTCCCCCTGGTAGTGCGCGTCCTTCGGCTCCTTGCCTTCCTTCTTGAGGAGCGCGTGGACGATGTAGTTGGCCACGTCGGACGGCTTGGTGCCGGGCCCGAAGCCGGCGTCGAAGCCCAGCTCCAGCGCCAGCTTGTGGTCCACGCGCGGCCCGCCCAGCAGCAGCTGGACCTTCCCGTGGATGCCGGCGGCCTTCGCCGCTTCGATGAAGTGCCGCGAGTTGTCCTTGTGCACGTCGCGCTGGGTGACGACCTGGCTGACCAGGATGGCGTCCGCGTTGCGCGCCATGGCCTTCTTGATGAGGTCCTCGTTCGGCACCTGGCTGCCCAGGTTGAAGGCCTCGAACCAGGCGTAGCGCTCCAGGCCGTAGTCGCCCGCGTAGCCCTTCATGTTCAGGATGGCGTCAATGCCCACCGTGTGCGTGTCCGTGCCCGTGCAGGCGCCGAACACCACGATGCGCCGCTTCACCTTCTCCTTGATGAAGGCGTTGAGGTCGTCGAAGGACATCTTCTTCACGACGACTTCGGGCACGTCGATTTCGGCGTAGTCCAGCGACACGGAGGACCGGGCGTAGACGATGAAGAAGGTATAGGCGTCCGCGGCGCGCTCGGCGGCGGCCACCTTCACGTCGGTGAAGCCCATCTTCTTCGTGAAGACGGCGGCGGCCTCCTTGGCCTTCTCGGACAACGGCACCGGCAGGGTGAACGAAAGCTGCACCACGCCGTCGTCCCGCCGGTCACCGTAGGGACGGATGATCTGCTTGCTCGGCTTCACCATCGGCTCACTTCCCTCCGGTCCGCTGAATCTTGACGCTGGCGCCCACCTTCTGGGCCAGCGGCGCGAACCGCTCCTTCTTCTTCTGCTCCAGATAGAAGATGACGGACCACGTCGTCTTCCCGTCGCAGCCCACATACGTCACGGAGTCCACCGCGCCACTGCCGTCCGGCGCCACGTCCGTCTCCTGACGCTTCGCCGCCGGGTGGGCGCCCACCTTCAGACGCTCCCAGCCCTTGCCGCCAATGGCCGCGACAATCTTGTCCACGCACGTCTGCGCCTTCATGCCCGCCGTCTGCACGGCGCCCACGTCCACCAGGAAGTAGGCGTCCCCGCTGGGGGCCATGAACTTCTGGGTGCCCTCCTGCTCCGTGCGGTTCCACGAAGCGGGCACGTGGATGGACACGTTCTTCACCTGGACCTGCGCCAGCGCGTCCGCGGAGCCACCCGCGGAGAGAACCATGGCAAGGATTGGACCCAGCATCACTGCGCCTCCAGGAGTTCCAGGAACGGGTTGAAATAGTCCGGCGCCTTCTCCAGCACGCCGTCGAGGCCCTTGCCGCCGGTCTCCTCGCGCTTCACGTCGCCGAAGTGTCCACGGCCGATGGCGGTCACCATGCCCTCGTCACGGCACTCCTGCAGGAGCTGCTCCGCCCGGGCGAAGACCTCGCGCGCGCGGTTGGCGATCTTCCCGTCCTCGCGGACGGTGAACTCCTCGTCGATGCCCCGCGCCGCGCGGTGGATGTAGGCCGCGGACTTGAGCGCTACGTAGCGGTCCGCCAGCAGCGGCGTGTGCATGGCCTCGGTCATCATGCCCAGGAGCTGGATGCCCTGCCGCGTCCACATGGCCACCAGGTTCGACATCACGTCGTACGCGTGGCTGAAGAAGATGTCCGTCTCCTTGTGCTTGGTGGGCGGCATGTACTTCAGCGGCGCGTCCGGGAAGCAGCGGCGCACCAGCATGGCCTGGGACAGCTCCAGCAGCAGCGTGTCCTCGCGGTACGGGTCGATTTCGTACGCGTGGCCGATGCCGAGCTGCCAGTCCTTGAGGCCCGCGCGCTTGGCGAAGCACTCGTTGATGAACTGGCTGGCGATGACGGTGTGGGCCGCGTCGTACGCGTCCGCGGTGGTGATGTAGTTGTCCTCGCCGGTGTTGATGATGATGCCGGCCAGGGCGCAGATGCGGCGGCTGAAGTACTGGTCGATGAACGTGCGCCGCATGTTGATGTCACGGAAGAGGATTCCGTACATCGCGTCGTTGAGCAGCATGTCCAGCTTCTCGTAGGCCGCGCAGAAGGCGATCTCCGACATGCAGAGGCCGGACGAGTAGTTGGTGAGCTGGATGTAGCGCTTGAGCTTGCGGCTCTCGTCGTCCAGGGCCTCGCGCATGATGCGGAAGTTCTCCTGGGTGGCGTAGGTGCCGCCGTAGCCCTCCGTCGTCGCGCCGTGGGGCACGTAGTCCAGCAGCGACTGCGCGGTGGACCGGATGACGGCGATGACGTCCGCGCCCGCCTGGGCCGCCGCGCGCGCCTGGTCCACGTCGTCGTAGATGTTGCCCGTGGCCACGATGACGTACTTGTGCGGCGCGGGGGGCATGGGGAACTGCTTCTGCAGCGCCTCCCGCTGGGCGATGCGGGCCTTCAGGTCATCCATCGCGGCGCGGGCCTCGGCGCGCACCTCCTCGCGAAGGTTGTGCTCCTGCTCGGGGGACAGCGGGGCCAGCTTCTCGGTGGGGAGCGCCGTCAGCCGCTCCACGGCCTCCAGCGGGCTCTTCGCCCCCAGTTGCAGCGCCCGGCCGTACCAGTAGGCGGCCCCCTTGTTGAGGACGCCGGCGGCCTTCAGCTTGTCGACCATCAGGTTGGCGAGCGGCACGCCCCGCGCGCCGGCGCCAGAGAGGCCGAAGAAGCGCAACACGGTGCGCTCGGTCGATACGGTGGTGTTACGGCGGATGAGGTCGAAGATCGGGTTGACGATTTCGTCCGCCAGCTTGCGCGCATGCTCAATCCGCGCGTCTTCAATGAACGGGCCTGGCATGGACGCACCTTACCCGCCCGAACGACAGCCGGAAGCGCCGATACGTCCCTGTGTGATGTTGCCGCACCGCATTATCGGTTCCCCACGGACGGCACCGAAAGGCCGGTGATGGCGCGCACCGAAAGGGCGGTACAGCCACCGACCTTTCGGTGGCGACTCCTCAACAGAGCGCATAACTTACTGAAATTGTTTGGAACCGCATGACGGCACGGGGCGTGCTCAAGACGGGGACTGCCTTACCCCCTTGAGACAAGGAGAAGCCCTTGCAAACCCGCTCCCTGCTTTTGACGGCCATTCTCTTTGGCGGACCGGCCGCCGTCGCCGCGACGCCCCCGCCCCTCACGACGGACACCGGCTCCCCCGTGGGGACCAACCAGAGCTCCAAGACGGCGGGCCCCCGTGGCGGCATCCTCCTGGAGGACTTCCACCTCATCGAAAAGCTGGCCCGCTTTGACCGGGAGCGGATTCCGGAGCGCGTGGTCCACGCGCGCGGCGTCGGCGCCTACGGCACCTTCGTCAGCTACGGCGACTTCTCCAAGCTGACGCGCGCGTCCCTCTTCTCCGCCAAGGGCAAGAAGACGCCGATGTTCGTGCGCTTCTCCACGGTCATCCATCCGTCCGGCTCGCCGGAGACGCTGAGAGATCCGCGCGGCTTCGCGCTCAAGTTCTACACGGACGAGGGCAACTGGGACCTGGTGGGCAACAACCTGCCCGTCTTCTTCATCCGTGACGCCATCAAGTTCCCGGACATGGTGCACTCACTGAAGCCGTCGCCCATCACGAACAAGCAGGAGCCGCACCGCTTCTTCGACTTCTTCTCGCACCAGCCCGAGTCCACGCACATGCTCACGCAGGTGTACTCGGACCTCGGCATCCCGGCGAACCACCGCCAGATGAACGGGCACGGCGTGCACGCCTTCAAGTTCGTCAACGCGAAGGGCGAGTACAAGTACGTGAAGTTCAACTGGGCCTCGCAGCAGGGCGTGAAGAGCCTCACCGCCGAGGACGCCGCGCGC
Proteins encoded in this window:
- a CDS encoding DUF2381 family protein, translated to MTTPLLPLHVLAILLVVAAPARAQPASCQDPAERPIELGAERCSRLAEIRVGENVATVLRFDTPLVRAELTGPGRFRKVMDGELLMLVPDAPAEDGARTSLTVSFADGAVPTQARLHLIMATPARAERQVELFRRARTADSLQRELRETQRTLQELRAENARLKAAQTLPDGLMGMWESGAMDRTGVAAKENLSIQQHARNSLVLLSGLTFRARSILVVVSLKSPPGAKPWQATGAALVGPDGAELKVARIWNPAALKPGEWANVLVETDPVKGALRGPFTLTLWAEDGKRPIILGNIEFP
- a CDS encoding DUSAM domain-containing protein, with product MPEHHAWHQIRELNRRVTDLGEPFALTDELRALLRGTASEVAITPGEVAQALQDDASAAALLKEIAKRIRVGSRRLSRALTEANKRREEGDLEGARAPLQELLEREVVPFYRELAQLELDALDAQ
- a CDS encoding 3-keto-5-aminohexanoate cleavage protein, with amino-acid sequence MSTPMVITAAMVGAETTREQTPHLPITAEEIAEDAVRCREAGAAMVHLHVRTADGKPSQDAELFRAAIRAIRERTDVLIQTSTGGAVGMTVDQRCGPLTLTGEDRPDMATLTTGTVNFGEEVFWNPRPLVRDIAKRIRAAGLRPELECFDVGMIDEARYLAKEGLVDLPAHFDFVLGVPGTLQPRPEVLDFMIASLPEGSTWTVAGVGRHQLAYVDEAAKRGGNARVGLEDNIYVSKGVLAKGNWELVAEAAKRARAHGRELATPEQARKLLRLS
- a CDS encoding hotdog fold domain-containing protein, with amino-acid sequence MKAVIRLRMSSHDAHYGGNLVDGARMLGLFGDVATELCIRSDGDEGLFRAYDAVEFLAPVYAGDFIEAEGEIVSEGTTSRKMRFEARKVIKPRPDVNDSAADVLPEAVVVCRASGTCVVPKDKQRGRT
- a CDS encoding OAM dimerization domain-containing protein, with translation MVKPSKQIIRPYGDRRDDGVVQLSFTLPVPLSEKAKEAAAVFTKKMGFTDVKVAAAERAADAYTFFIVYARSSVSLDYAEIDVPEVVVKKMSFDDLNAFIKEKVKRRIVVFGACTGTDTHTVGIDAILNMKGYAGDYGLERYAWFEAFNLGSQVPNEDLIKKAMARNADAILVSQVVTQRDVHKDNSRHFIEAAKAAGIHGKVQLLLGGPRVDHKLALELGFDAGFGPGTKPSDVANYIVHALLKKEGKEPKDAHYQGEPQ
- a CDS encoding lysine 5,6-aminomutase subunit alpha, yielding MPGPFIEDARIEHARKLADEIVNPIFDLIRRNTTVSTERTVLRFFGLSGAGARGVPLANLMVDKLKAAGVLNKGAAYWYGRALQLGAKSPLEAVERLTALPTEKLAPLSPEQEHNLREEVRAEARAAMDDLKARIAQREALQKQFPMPPAPHKYVIVATGNIYDDVDQARAAAQAGADVIAVIRSTAQSLLDYVPHGATTEGYGGTYATQENFRIMREALDDESRKLKRYIQLTNYSSGLCMSEIAFCAAYEKLDMLLNDAMYGILFRDINMRRTFIDQYFSRRICALAGIIINTGEDNYITTADAYDAAHTVIASQFINECFAKRAGLKDWQLGIGHAYEIDPYREDTLLLELSQAMLVRRCFPDAPLKYMPPTKHKETDIFFSHAYDVMSNLVAMWTRQGIQLLGMMTEAMHTPLLADRYVALKSAAYIHRAARGIDEEFTVREDGKIANRAREVFARAEQLLQECRDEGMVTAIGRGHFGDVKREETGGKGLDGVLEKAPDYFNPFLELLEAQ